The Streptomyces sp. R28 region GCGGAATCCCACGATCACCGCCTGGGAGCACTACCTGCGCTGCAGCTGCGTCAGTGGTGGTGACCGCCAGGCTCAACGCCCACTCAGAGATGGAGACCAGATGACCACGAGACGGTTTCCCTCGGCTGCGGGACGAACCGCCGTCGCCGTCGCCCTGGCCGAGGACGCCTTGGGGAGGGACATCACCACCGCGTGGAGTGTTTCCGAAGACCTGGCGGCCACGGCCGAAGTCCGCACCCGGCAGAGCGGCATTGCCGCCGGCCTCCCCGCGGTCGCCGAGGTCTTCGCGCAGGTCGATCCCGAGGTCGAGATCGAGGCGAGCGTCGCCGACGGCGCCCGGCTGACCGACGGCGACGTCCTGTTGCGCCTGTCCGGTCCGGCGCGCAGCCTGATCACCGGCGAGCGCACGGCGCTGAACTTCCTGCAACGCCTGTGCGGCATCGCGACACTGACCGACCGCTACGTCCAGGCCATGGCCGCGACCAAGACCCGCATTCTGGACACCCGCAAGACGGCACCGGGCCTGCGTGCCCTCGACAAGTACGCGGTGACCGTCGGCGGTGGCCGCAACCACCGGCTCGACCTAGGCCCTGCTCAAGGAGAACCACATCGCCGCGGCGGGCGGGGTGACCGCAGCGATCGAGGCGGTCCGCCGCGGGATGGCACGTACCGGGCAGACGGGGGAGGTCGATGTCGAAGTGCAGACCGTGACAGAAGCTGCTGAGGCGCTCGATGCCGAGGCCCGCTGGATCATGCTCGACAACATGCCGTTGGCCGACATCGAGCAGGTGGTGAAGATCCGGGCCGGACGGGCAGACGCTCCCCGGATCCTGCTGGAGGCCTCGGGTACCGTCCGCCTGGACAGTGTCCGCGCCATCGCCGAAACGGGCGTCGACCTCATCTCGGTCGGAGCGTTGACACACAGCGCGCCCGCACTCGACTTGACGATGCTGGTGACCACCGGCCCGGTGCCATGCCCGAGGTAGCGATCGTCGACGCGTGTCAGCGACAGCACAGGGGTGGCAGCCCGACCGCCGTTCTGGACGACGCGCCGCTGACCGACGAGGAACGACGCCGTGTTCCCACGGAGTTGGGAACGTCGCACGCCGTCTTCCTCCGCACGACCGGAACCGAGCGCGCCCATCCGTCGTACACCCTCCGGTTCTTCACCGCCGCAGGCGAACTGCCCGCCTGCGGCCACGGCACCGTCGCCGCCCTCGCACTGCTCGCCGAACGTGAAGGCGGCGACGACTACTGCGCCGTCCTGCGGACGACCCACCGCAGCTTCGACGGCCGGGCCACCCGAAACGGTGACAGCCTGACAGCATCGTTCGATCCAGGCCCGGTCAGCCTGAGCGACGCCCAAGGGCCCGAACTGGAGGCGATCGCACACGGCCTCGGACTGCCCGAGGACGCAGTCGCCAGGGACGTCTGTGTGGCGTCGAACGGGCGGCCGAGGCTTCTGCTGCCCGTCCGGTCCCGCGCCGTGCTGGCCGAACTCACCCCGGACTTCACCCTGCTGCGCGCAGCCTGCGACCGCCACGGTCTGCTGGGCTGCTACGCCTACTCGCTCCCGGACCGGCACGGCCGGGCGGCAGCCCGGATGTTCGCGCCGTCGATCGGAGTCCCCGAGGACATCGCCAACGCCAACAGCACGGCCTGCCTGGCCGCGCACGCGGCCGGATCCGGTACGGACCGCCTCATCGTCGACATGGGCGACCACCTCGGCTGCCCGTCGACCATCACAGCAACCGTTCACCACGACGGCGTGGAGCACCGAATCCGGGTCGGCGGCCAAGCGACGATCGCGCGAACGGTCGTGCGCTGAGGCATGCGGTACTCAGGGCCGGTCAGGCCGCGTGCCGAGCAGAGCCACCCACGGGCTGTCGGCCGGTGCGGCCAGGACGAAGCGTTCGTGCGGTGCGTCGGGCGGGAGCGGACGCCAGGCCATTCCCACCTCGGCGCCGACGGTGTCCCGGGGCCGCAGCGCGACCAGGTTCGGGCTGCTCCGCAGGTGGCGGCAGTACAGGGCGTGATTGTGGCCGTCGACGCTCCGCAGACGGGGCGTCCAGCCCCGTTTGGCCAGGTGTCCCAGGACACCCTCGGAGGAATTCGGATTGCGACTGCTCGGGAACCATAAAAGCTCCTGGTCCGCGAGTTCCGCCCAGGACAAGACGCAGTGACCCGTCAGGGAATGGTCAGGGCGCAGCACCACGCCCAACGGTCGGTCGGCCAGAGTCCGCGGGGCCAGGCCGTCCTCATCCCGGAACACACGCATCACCCCGAAGGAGAGAGCGCCGGTGCGCAGCAGGCCAGCTGCTCCGGTGAGTCCGCTTCGTCGAATTCGATCTTCAGCCGCTGTTCCCCGGCGGCCTGCTGGGCCGCCTCGGCACCTTCCGCGCGCGCTACGCGCAGGCCGTCGAGGGCGGTCACGATCCGGCCGCCGCAGAACGCCTCGCACGGCTCGTGATGCCCTTCCTGCTGCGCCGGCACAAGTCGGATCCTGAGATCGCGCCGGAGCTGCCGCCGAAGACGGAGACCGACCGTGCCGTGTCCCTCACCACGGAACAGGCGGGTCTGTACGAGGCCGTGGTCCGCGAGACCTCGCGGAGATCGCCGGAGCCGACAGCATGGCCCGGCGTGGTTTGAACGTGAAGCTCCTGACGGGTCTGAAGCAGATCTGCACCACCCGGCGCAGTTCCTCAAGGAGGAGCGGCCGAGGATCGTCGGACGCTCGGGGAAGCCGGAACTGCTGGACGAGCTGCTCGACACCATCCTCTCCGAGGGGTCGAGCGTCCCGGTCTTCACACAGTACGTGCGCATGGGACGCCTCATCGAACAGCATCTGGCGGCTCGCGGCATGCCTTCGCAGTTCCTGCATGGCGGAACGCGTCTGGCCGAGCGGGAGTCCCTGGTGCGGCGCTTCCAGGACGGTGAAGTGCCCGTCTTCCTGCTGTCGTTGAGGCGGCGGGCACCGGCCTGAACCTCACCCGCGCCGAGCATGTCGTGCGCTACGACCGCTGGTGGAACCCCGCCGTCGAGGCGCAGGCCACGGACCGCGCGTACCGCATCGGCCAGACCCGGCCCGTGCAGGTGCACCGACTGATCGCCGAAGGGACCATCGAGGACCGTATCGCCGACATGCTGAGCCGTAAGCGGGAACTGGCCGACGCGGTGCTCGGCGCCGGCGAGGCGGCGCCGACGGAGCTGACGGACGCGGAGCTGGCCGATCTGGTGGAACTGCGAGGGGGCATTCGATGACTCGACACGACGGTGACATGGATCGCACGTTCGCCGCGCTGCCGCCCGCACACGGGCGAGGGTTCGCACAGACATGGTGGGGCCAGGCCTGGCTGAAGGGCTGGAGGAGACGGCGCTGGACTCGGAGCAGCTGAAGGCCGGCCGCAGGCTCGCGCGCGCGGGAGCGGTCGGTGCGGTGTCGGTGCGCCCGGGACGCATCACCGCCGTCGTGCAGGGCCGCGACCGTACGGCGCACCGGGCCGACGTGCTGCTGGAGGAGCTGACCGGCGAACAGTGGGACCGCTTCCTGGACATGGCCGTCGAGCGGGCCGGCCATGTCGCCGCGCTGCTCGACGGCTCCGGGCGCGGCCGCGAGGGGCTGGCGGTGGCCCGTCCGCGCCTGGCGCCTCGGGGGCGTCGCCGCGCTGTCCGTGCTCGACGAGGAGTGGAGCGTCGCGGGCGAGAGCCTCGCACGCGCGCGTGCCGCCCTGGACTCGGCCTGGGACGAGGACGAACAGCCGTCGCTGCGGGCGCAGGGCAACCAGTGGACGGTCATCGGTACGCCGAGCCAACTGCGCCTGGGACGGGACGGACGCTGGTGGCCCCACCGCGAGGAACGCGGCCGCTGGGTTCCGGCCGGGGGCCCTGCGCAGGATCCGGCAACGGCGTTGGCTTCGGCACAGCTTGCGACCGAGGAGGAGCAGCCGTAGGGCATGCCCGGCGGCCCCGACGAGGGTGACTGGCCCTGATCGGGGCCGCCGGCTGCCCTCCACCTTCACAGCGACGCTCCTGGCGAACGGGCCTGGCTGCTGGGAGAGTTCAGCCCTGTGGGAGCGACACGACAGCAAGACGTCGGTTCGACGAGTGGCCGTCGTCGCGCATTCACCTCAAGGTCGTGCGGCGTTCCGTGCAGGCTCCAAATCTGGCCGGTGTCAGCGAACTTGCTTCTCAGGAGGCCCGATGTCCCCGCACGCCACCGGCAGGCGCCGCGCTCACCGTTCCGTTGCCGGGGGCGTACCCGTCGCAGTGATCGCGGCGCTCCTGGCCGCCGGGCCCGCCGCCGGCGCCGGGGGCAAGGACGGCCACGCACACGTCGTGCGCACGGCGACGCTCGGCGATATCCCGCTCGGCGCGTTCAGCAACGCGCTGCTGCCCGGCACCGTGGACGACGACCGGGGTGTGGACCTGGGCGGCATCGGCAGCGACATCTACCCGGCGGGCCGTAAGGGCGAGTTCTGGACGGTCACCGACCGTGGCCCCAACGGTCAGATCAAGGTGGACGGCACGAAGCGCCGTACGTTCCCCGTTCCGGGATTCGATCCGGCGATCGTGAAGATCCGGCTGACCGGAGGCACCGTGAGGGTGCTGGCCGCGATCCCGATCACGACCGCTTCCGGGATGCCCGTCACCGGGCTGCCGAACCAGGAGGGGCGCGACGAGGCGCCGTACTCCTACGACGCTCGGATCCCTGTGAGGTACAACCCGAACGGGCTGGACACCGAGGGCATCGTGCGGGCCGCCGACGGGAGTTTCTGGCTCGTCGACGAGTACGGGCCCTCCCTTGTTCACGTCTCCGCGCGCGGGAAGGTCCTCGCCCGCTACGTTCCCGAGGGACTCGGTCTCACCGGCACGGGCTACCCGGTGGTGGAGGCACTGCCGTCCGTCCTGCTGCACCGGAAGATCAACCGCGGCTTCGAAGGGCTCGCCCAACTGCCCGGCGGCGACCTGGTGATGGCTGTGCAGAGCCCGCTGTCCCTGCCGGACACGGGGGCCGGGGAGACGTCACGCACCACGCGGCTGCTGCGGTTCTCGCCGAAGAAGAAGGCGGTCACCGCGGAGTACGCGTACCGCTTCGACCCGGTGAACGTGGTGGACCCGAGCGAGGACGACACCTCCGAGCTGAAGATCTCGTCGGTCATGGCCGTGGGCGGGAACCGGTTGCTGGTCGAGGAGCGCACCGAC contains the following coding sequences:
- a CDS encoding nicotinate-nucleotide diphosphorylase, encoding MTTRRFPSAAGRTAVAVALAEDALGRDITTAWSVSEDLAATAEVRTRQSGIAAGLPAVAEVFAQVDPEVEIEASVADGARLTDGDVLLRLSGPARSLITGERTALNFLQRLCGIATLTDRYVQAMAATKTRILDTRKTAPGLRALDKYAVTVGGGRNHRLDLGPAQGEPHRRGGRGDRSDRGGPPRDGTYRADGGGRCRSADRDRSC
- a CDS encoding PhzF family phenazine biosynthesis protein → MPEVAIVDACQRQHRGGSPTAVLDDAPLTDEERRRVPTELGTSHAVFLRTTGTERAHPSYTLRFFTAAGELPACGHGTVAALALLAEREGGDDYCAVLRTTHRSFDGRATRNGDSLTASFDPGPVSLSDAQGPELEAIAHGLGLPEDAVARDVCVASNGRPRLLLPVRSRAVLAELTPDFTLLRAACDRHGLLGCYAYSLPDRHGRAAARMFAPSIGVPEDIANANSTACLAAHAAGSGTDRLIVDMGDHLGCPSTITATVHHDGVEHRIRVGGQATIARTVVR
- a CDS encoding LysR substrate-binding domain-containing protein yields the protein MFRDEDGLAPRTLADRPLGVVLRPDHSLTGHCVLSWAELADQELLWFPSSRNPNSSEGVLGHLAKRGWTPRLRSVDGHNHALYCRHLRSSPNLVALRPRDTVGAEVGMAWRPLPPDAPHERFVLAAPADSPWVALLGTRPDRP
- a CDS encoding esterase-like activity of phytase family protein, yielding MSPHATGRRRAHRSVAGGVPVAVIAALLAAGPAAGAGGKDGHAHVVRTATLGDIPLGAFSNALLPGTVDDDRGVDLGGIGSDIYPAGRKGEFWTVTDRGPNGQIKVDGTKRRTFPVPGFDPAIVKIRLTGGTVRVLAAIPITTASGMPVTGLPNQEGRDEAPYSYDARIPVRYNPNGLDTEGIVRAADGSFWLVDEYGPSLVHVSARGKVLARYVPEGLGLTGTGYPVVEALPSVLLHRKINRGFEGLAQLPGGDLVMAVQSPLSLPDTGAGETSRTTRLLRFSPKKKAVTAEYAYRFDPVNVVDPSEDDTSELKISSVMAVGGNRLLVEERTDKAARLQLVRLDHVANILGGTWDDDTTSPSLEQLDDPAASGVPVLPKKLVVDLGTVAGVPGKIEGVARVDHDTLALINDNDFGMTDGAGAFDAQGRLIDSGVETSVVYVRLPRGN